In Euzebyales bacterium, a single genomic region encodes these proteins:
- a CDS encoding xanthine dehydrogenase family protein subunit M, with translation MIPAAFDYTRVETVDEAVQALAQHGEDAKVLAGGHSLIPLLRLRLAFPTMLVDVGRVGEMQGVSDAGDHLVIGAATTHDDVVHDDLVREHCPAISHVVSHVGDVQVRHRGTFGGGMAHGDSAGDLPALALALDATFVVAGSGGRGEVPASEFFLDYLQTALGPDDVLVEVHVPKLGSDWGYDYQKFSRVAQAWAIVGSLALVRRENGSIAEARVGLTHMGTVPLRASQTEQALAGASTEAIGDACDLAAEGTSPPEDLNARADYRQHLARVLTRRAVENALGG, from the coding sequence GTGATTCCCGCAGCATTCGACTACACCAGGGTCGAGACGGTCGACGAGGCCGTCCAGGCGCTCGCGCAGCACGGCGAGGACGCGAAGGTCCTCGCGGGCGGCCACAGCCTCATCCCGCTGCTGCGACTGCGGTTGGCGTTCCCCACCATGCTGGTCGACGTCGGTCGCGTCGGCGAGATGCAGGGCGTCAGTGACGCGGGTGACCACCTGGTCATCGGCGCGGCGACCACCCACGACGACGTCGTGCACGACGACCTCGTGCGCGAGCACTGCCCGGCGATCTCGCACGTGGTCTCGCACGTCGGCGACGTCCAGGTACGGCACCGCGGGACCTTCGGCGGCGGCATGGCGCACGGCGACAGCGCCGGCGACCTGCCGGCGCTGGCGCTCGCGCTCGACGCGACCTTCGTCGTCGCCGGCAGCGGCGGCCGGGGTGAGGTGCCGGCGTCGGAGTTCTTCCTCGACTACCTGCAGACAGCGCTCGGGCCCGACGACGTGCTCGTCGAGGTCCACGTGCCCAAGCTCGGGTCCGACTGGGGGTACGACTACCAGAAGTTCAGTCGGGTCGCGCAGGCGTGGGCGATCGTCGGTAGCCTGGCCCTGGTCCGACGCGAGAACGGCTCGATCGCCGAGGCACGGGTCGGTCTGACCCACATGGGTACGGTGCCGCTCCGGGCCTCGCAGACCGAGCAGGCGCTCGCCGGTGCGTCGACCGAAGCCATCGGCGACGCCTGCGACCTCGCCGCCGAGGGGACCTCACCACCAGAGGAC
- a CDS encoding molybdopterin cofactor-binding domain-containing protein, which produces QIHGGVAQGIAQALYEEAVYDEAGNLTTGSLVDYYVPGAPDLPDYITDRTVTPATSNPLGVKGVGEAGTIASTPAVVNAVLDAIRHLGVTHIEMPCSSERVWRALQEGSASRDQMVPKGAEGGQHP; this is translated from the coding sequence CAGATCCACGGTGGGGTCGCCCAGGGCATCGCCCAGGCGCTGTACGAGGAGGCCGTCTACGACGAGGCCGGCAACCTGACGACCGGCTCCCTGGTCGACTACTACGTCCCCGGCGCGCCCGACCTGCCCGACTACATCACCGATCGGACCGTCACGCCGGCGACCAGCAACCCGCTGGGCGTCAAGGGCGTCGGTGAGGCCGGCACGATCGCCTCGACCCCGGCGGTCGTCAATGCCGTCCTCGACGCCATCCGCCACCTCGGCGTCACCCACATCGAGATGCCGTGCAGCTCCGAACGGGTGTGGCGCGCGTTGCAGGAGGGCTCGGCCAGCCGAGACCAGATGGTGCCCAAGGGCGCCGAAGGAGGTCAGCACCCGTGA